Within the Candidatus Schekmanbacteria bacterium genome, the region CATAATCAATATTCCGATAATAATAAGAAATATTCCTGCACCAATCTCAATCTTTCGCATATGAGGTTTGACAGCACCAAAAAATTTTAAAAATTGATTCACTCCAAGAGCCGTCAAAAGAAAGGGAATTCCTAGCCCTGCTGAATAAAAGGAAAGCAGAATAATGCCTTGATAAACAGTCCGTTGAGATGATGCAAGAGCAAGAATCGCCCCAAGCACAGGACCTATACAAGGAGTCCAGCCAAAAGCAAATGCTAACCCAACAAGAAATGAGCCAATTAAACCGAACTTCTTACTTTTAAAGTGATACCTCTTTTCAACATCTAATATGCCTATTCTGAAAATTCCTGTCATATGAAGCCCAAAGACAATTATAA harbors:
- a CDS encoding cytochrome c biogenesis protein CcdA, with protein sequence MESISYTTAFVAGLISFISPCVLPLVPAYISFISGVVVGGKGKDNEDGELKTTKVFFNALAFVCGFSFVFIILGAGATAVGSFLAQKLTIFSRIAGAIIIVFGLHMTGIFRIGILDVEKRYHFKSKKFGLIGSFLVGLAFAFGWTPCIGPVLGAILALASSQRTVYQGIILLSFYSAGLGIPFLLTALGVNQFLKFFGAVKPHMRKIEIGAGIFLIIIGILIMTNTFQKLIYPISWSIGI